Proteins encoded within one genomic window of Actinomycetota bacterium:
- a CDS encoding rhomboid family intramembrane serine protease yields MTGQASQPRPVLAIVRTRAATLRTPVIPIKDYNPTTRFAVVTAALIAINVLVYFGVQQRQGTQDQFSYERAAIPCELVKQRPLTLVEVELTRRGISDQACGVVAPEGIANRPDFPHKQVDLAVLYSMFLHANLLHIGGNMLFLWVFGNNIEDKMGSLRYAIFYLLSGVVATLAHVAAQPDSTVPLIGASGAIAGVMGAYLVLFPRVRIRTVFIFFFILIRDVPAMWLLLAWFVLQFFTGNSSGVAWVAHVGGFAFGALVALIFRSRLQPGPPPAPPAWRGGY; encoded by the coding sequence ATGACCGGTCAGGCTAGTCAGCCGCGACCGGTGCTAGCAATAGTTCGCACGCGGGCGGCTACCCTGCGGACGCCAGTGATCCCCATCAAGGACTACAACCCCACCACGCGGTTCGCGGTGGTGACGGCCGCCCTCATCGCGATCAACGTCCTCGTGTACTTCGGCGTGCAGCAGCGGCAGGGCACGCAGGACCAGTTCAGCTACGAGCGCGCCGCGATCCCCTGCGAGTTGGTGAAGCAGCGCCCGCTCACCCTGGTCGAGGTCGAGCTCACCCGGCGCGGGATCTCCGACCAGGCGTGCGGGGTCGTCGCGCCCGAGGGCATCGCCAACCGTCCCGACTTCCCCCACAAGCAGGTCGACCTGGCGGTGCTCTACTCGATGTTCCTGCACGCCAACCTGCTGCACATCGGCGGCAACATGCTCTTCCTCTGGGTCTTCGGCAACAACATCGAGGACAAGATGGGCTCCCTGCGGTACGCGATCTTCTACCTGCTGTCGGGAGTGGTCGCCACGTTGGCCCACGTCGCCGCCCAGCCCGACAGCACCGTGCCGCTGATCGGCGCGTCGGGCGCGATCGCCGGCGTGATGGGCGCCTACCTCGTGCTGTTCCCGCGCGTGCGGATCCGCACGGTGTTCATCTTCTTCTTCATCCTGATCCGCGACGTCCCGGCCATGTGGTTGCTCCTCGCCTGGTTCGTGCTGCAGTTCTTCACGGGCAACAGCTCCGGCGTGGCGTGGGTGGCGCACGTCGGGGGGTTCGCGTTCGGTGCGCTGGTCGCGCTCATCTTCCGCAGCCGGCTGCAACCCGGCCCACCGCCGGCACCACCTGCGTGGCGCGGGGGCTACTGA
- a CDS encoding LLM class F420-dependent oxidoreductase, which produces MRLGLNLGYWNAGPADTIAIVQRAESLGFHSVWTAEAYGSDAVVPLTWVGAHTSTIHLGTAILQMPARTPANTAMTAATLDLLSGGRVLLGLGLSGPQVVEGWHGQPYGKPLAKTREYVSIVREILRRERPLEHHGPHYDIPYTAPDATGLGKPLKLIVHPLRADIPVYLAAIGPKNVALAAEIADGWLPIFFSATRYAEVFGDVVGDRDLSTFDIAPTVAVILGDDVDACRNVIKPMLALYIGGMGARGRNFYNDLACRYGYDAAAKEIQELYLDGKKQEATAAVPDELVDEVALCGPRERIAERVELWKESPITTMIVGTVQPEALELLAELAL; this is translated from the coding sequence ATGCGCCTCGGACTCAACCTCGGATACTGGAACGCGGGCCCCGCGGACACGATCGCGATCGTCCAGCGGGCCGAGTCGCTCGGATTCCATTCCGTGTGGACGGCCGAGGCCTACGGCTCCGATGCGGTCGTACCGCTGACGTGGGTGGGTGCGCACACCAGCACGATCCATCTCGGTACCGCCATCCTGCAGATGCCGGCGCGCACACCCGCGAACACGGCGATGACCGCCGCGACCCTCGACCTCCTGTCGGGCGGCAGAGTTCTGCTCGGCCTCGGCCTGAGCGGGCCCCAGGTCGTCGAGGGCTGGCACGGCCAGCCCTACGGCAAGCCCCTTGCGAAGACGCGGGAGTACGTCTCGATCGTACGCGAGATCCTGCGCCGCGAACGTCCTCTCGAGCATCACGGGCCCCACTACGACATCCCTTACACGGCACCCGACGCCACCGGCCTGGGCAAGCCGCTCAAGCTGATCGTCCATCCGCTCCGGGCCGACATCCCCGTCTACCTCGCCGCGATCGGACCCAAGAACGTGGCCCTGGCAGCCGAGATCGCCGACGGCTGGTTACCGATCTTCTTCTCCGCGACGCGCTACGCCGAGGTGTTCGGCGACGTTGTCGGTGACCGCGACCTGTCGACCTTCGACATCGCCCCCACGGTGGCGGTCATCCTGGGCGACGACGTCGACGCCTGTCGCAACGTGATCAAGCCCATGCTCGCCCTGTACATCGGCGGCATGGGTGCGAGGGGGCGCAACTTCTACAACGACCTGGCCTGCCGGTACGGCTACGACGCCGCCGCCAAGGAGATCCAGGAGCTCTACCTCGACGGCAAGAAACAGGAAGCGACGGCGGCGGTGCCCGACGAGCTCGTCGACGAGGTGGCCCTGTGCGGGCCGCGTGAGCGCATCGCCGAGAGGGTCGAGCTGTGGAAGGAATCGCCGATCACCACGATGATCGTCGGCACCGTGCAGCCCGAGGCGCTGGAGCTGCTGGCGGAGCTCGCGCTCTAG
- a CDS encoding acyltransferase: MVAGVGGGVLVVSIIAGALVAGKRGRLGPAEDDDPSPVAPQAPGLRHVTALDGIRGVAVLAVVAFHTGQPWARGGFLGVDVFFVLSGYLITTLLLVEWSRTGSIGLGGFWARRARRLLPALLLVLVGVGLYALLFAREADVRGIRHDALATVGYVANWRFIFAKAGYFDAFAVPSPLRHMWSLAVEEQFYVVWPVTALVLLRRFRTPRALLAVAALGSVASIIAMSMLFHPGRDPSRAYYGTDARAHTILIGVIVAVLLLGRAHTAPRSRSRPLEVAGLIGAAFLVWACVSVDGQRAFLYRGGSALVAMATAAVIASVVTTTFPHPLARILSLRPLAFVGQISYGLYLWHWPIVLVLTRARTGLTGIPLLGARVLAMFVIAYLSWSLVEMPIRRGALRTRPPGVLVPVGVALTIVVMIVTTLPTRAIPNRVFGEVAAAAPLPAGFVPRPGPPVRTLLLGDSVAFTYSSGLENAQKESGVEVISKTVIGCGIARGGPIRTRGQVGRPPAACDEWPQRWRALVDSSHPDIVAIAVGRWETVDRRHAGRWMHIGEPAFDAYISAELERAVDLLSFRGARVALFTAPYYEGFERLDGGRWVENDPHRVDRFNQLLRAVARRHPGIVQVVDVGGIFSPKHRYTRRIGGVAVRTDDGTHVTSEGARLLTPTVLPQLAAMASR; this comes from the coding sequence GTGGTGGCCGGGGTCGGCGGGGGCGTGCTCGTCGTCTCGATCATCGCGGGCGCCCTGGTGGCGGGGAAGCGGGGCCGGCTCGGCCCGGCCGAGGATGACGATCCCTCGCCGGTGGCGCCGCAGGCACCGGGTTTGCGCCACGTCACCGCTCTCGACGGCATCCGCGGCGTCGCGGTGCTGGCGGTCGTCGCGTTCCACACCGGACAGCCCTGGGCGCGCGGTGGTTTCCTCGGCGTCGACGTCTTCTTCGTGCTGAGCGGTTATCTGATCACGACCCTGCTGCTCGTCGAATGGAGCCGCACCGGTTCCATCGGCCTCGGTGGCTTCTGGGCCCGCCGGGCGCGGCGCCTGCTGCCGGCCCTTCTCCTCGTGTTGGTGGGCGTGGGCCTCTACGCCCTGCTCTTCGCCCGCGAGGCGGACGTGCGTGGGATACGCCACGACGCGCTGGCGACCGTCGGCTACGTGGCGAACTGGCGGTTCATCTTCGCCAAGGCCGGCTACTTCGACGCCTTCGCCGTCCCCTCGCCGCTGCGGCACATGTGGTCGCTCGCGGTGGAGGAGCAGTTCTACGTCGTGTGGCCGGTCACCGCGCTGGTGCTGCTGCGGCGCTTCCGCACGCCGCGGGCGCTTCTGGCCGTCGCCGCGCTCGGCAGCGTCGCGTCGATCATCGCCATGTCGATGCTCTTCCACCCCGGCCGCGATCCGTCGCGCGCCTACTACGGCACCGATGCACGCGCCCACACCATCCTCATCGGCGTCATCGTCGCGGTGCTCCTTCTGGGTCGCGCCCACACTGCCCCGCGGTCGCGATCGCGCCCGCTCGAGGTCGCAGGTCTGATCGGAGCGGCCTTTCTCGTGTGGGCATGCGTCTCAGTCGACGGTCAACGTGCGTTTCTCTACCGCGGCGGCTCCGCGCTCGTGGCGATGGCCACCGCCGCGGTGATCGCATCGGTCGTGACCACCACTTTTCCGCACCCGCTCGCCCGCATCCTGTCGCTGCGCCCGTTGGCGTTCGTGGGCCAGATCTCCTACGGGCTCTACCTGTGGCACTGGCCGATCGTGCTCGTCCTCACCCGGGCGCGCACGGGCCTGACCGGCATCCCACTGCTCGGTGCCCGAGTGCTCGCGATGTTCGTCATCGCGTACTTGTCGTGGTCGTTGGTGGAGATGCCCATCCGCCGCGGCGCACTGCGAACGAGGCCGCCGGGCGTCCTCGTCCCGGTGGGCGTCGCGCTGACCATCGTGGTGATGATCGTGACCACGCTGCCGACGCGCGCAATTCCCAACCGGGTCTTCGGGGAAGTTGCCGCCGCGGCACCGTTGCCGGCGGGCTTCGTGCCGCGACCGGGGCCGCCGGTGCGAACGCTGCTCCTGGGCGACTCCGTCGCGTTCACGTATTCGTCGGGTCTCGAGAACGCGCAGAAGGAATCCGGGGTCGAGGTCATCAGCAAGACAGTCATCGGGTGCGGCATCGCCCGGGGCGGGCCCATCCGAACCCGGGGACAGGTCGGAAGGCCCCCAGCGGCCTGCGATGAATGGCCGCAGCGCTGGCGCGCGCTGGTCGACAGCAGTCATCCGGACATCGTCGCGATCGCGGTGGGTCGGTGGGAGACGGTTGACCGACGCCACGCGGGACGGTGGATGCACATAGGTGAGCCTGCGTTCGACGCGTACATCTCCGCGGAGCTCGAGCGGGCCGTCGATCTCCTGAGCTTCCGCGGTGCGCGGGTGGCCCTGTTCACCGCCCCGTACTACGAGGGCTTCGAGCGCCTCGACGGCGGCCGCTGGGTCGAGAACGACCCCCACCGCGTCGACCGCTTCAACCAGCTCCTCCGCGCCGTCGCCCGACGTCACCCGGGCATCGTGCAGGTCGTCGACGTGGGCGGGATCTTCTCGCCGAAGCACCGTTACACCAGACGGATTGGCGGCGTCGCGGTGCGCACCGACGACGGCACCCACGTGACATCCGAAGGCGCCCGGCTCCTGACGCCGACGGTGCTGCCGCAGCTCGCGGCGATGGCATCGCGCTGA
- a CDS encoding cytochrome P450: MSSSQVALEDPFEHFDNSIAGDVRDPYPELAELRESTPVLKVGGDGDAPPMFVVSRYDDVARVLLDGETFSSSMLAEVMGPAMGEHIILGMDEPEHRRHRALVGTAFRQKMLVRWESELVRRVVDELIDTFVDAGHAELVRQFTFQFPAQVIGGVLGLPREDFPQFQVWASAIISVNSAWERGIAASVAFKEYLAGVLEERRAHPRDDLVSDLAVAELDGERLDDEEIFSFLRLLLPAGVETTFRSSGNFIHALLTHPDQLDALRRDRSLMPQAIEEALRWEPPLLITSRIVTRDTELRGIPLPAGANVTVMLGAANRDPRRYHDPDRFDIFRDPKQHISFGHGPHMCLGMHLARMETRVAVDALLERLPDLRLDPAGDDPHIHGQIFRSPTALPALFG, translated from the coding sequence GTGAGCAGCTCGCAGGTCGCTCTCGAGGACCCGTTCGAGCACTTCGACAACTCCATCGCGGGCGACGTCCGCGATCCCTATCCCGAGCTCGCCGAGCTGCGCGAGAGCACGCCCGTGCTGAAGGTCGGTGGCGACGGTGACGCGCCGCCGATGTTCGTGGTGTCGCGCTACGACGACGTGGCCCGGGTGCTGCTCGACGGCGAGACCTTCTCCTCGTCGATGCTCGCCGAGGTCATGGGACCGGCCATGGGCGAGCACATCATCCTCGGCATGGACGAGCCCGAGCACCGCCGTCATCGGGCGCTGGTGGGCACCGCGTTCCGCCAGAAGATGCTGGTCCGGTGGGAGAGCGAGCTGGTGCGTCGCGTCGTCGACGAGCTCATCGACACCTTCGTCGACGCCGGGCACGCGGAGTTGGTCCGGCAGTTCACCTTCCAGTTCCCGGCGCAGGTCATCGGCGGCGTGCTCGGTCTGCCGCGTGAGGACTTCCCCCAGTTCCAGGTCTGGGCGAGCGCGATCATCAGCGTGAACTCCGCTTGGGAGCGCGGCATCGCCGCGTCCGTCGCGTTCAAGGAGTACCTGGCGGGGGTGCTCGAGGAGCGTCGCGCCCACCCGCGCGACGACCTGGTCAGCGATCTCGCGGTGGCCGAGCTCGACGGTGAGCGCCTCGACGACGAGGAGATCTTCTCGTTCCTCCGGCTCCTGCTTCCCGCGGGCGTCGAGACCACCTTCCGTTCGTCGGGCAACTTCATCCATGCGCTCCTCACCCACCCCGACCAGCTCGATGCGCTGCGCCGCGACCGCTCACTGATGCCGCAGGCCATCGAGGAGGCGTTGCGGTGGGAGCCGCCGCTGTTGATCACGAGCCGCATCGTCACGCGCGACACCGAGCTGCGCGGTATCCCGCTGCCTGCCGGCGCGAACGTCACCGTCATGCTCGGCGCGGCCAACCGCGACCCTCGCCGCTACCACGACCCCGACCGATTCGACATCTTCCGTGACCCGAAGCAACACATCTCCTTCGGGCACGGGCCGCACATGTGCCTGGGGATGCATCTGGCCCGGATGGAGACGCGGGTGGCGGTCGACGCGCTGCTCGAACGCCTGCCCGACCTGCGCCTCGACCCCGCCGGTGACGACCCGCACATCCACGGCCAGATCTTCCGCTCACCCACCGCGCTGCCCGCCCTGTTCGGCTGA
- a CDS encoding zinc-binding dehydrogenase, protein MPDPVPTSMPAAVYQGKGAITVETVPVPSPGLGQVLVEISHCGICGSDLHMVLEGWGRPGHIGGHESSGRVVSVGDGVTRWAAGDAVVTGPSPKCGECAPCRAGRPSLCLKRAGPTDDHGWQGAFATYVCRDEAELYRIPPNLALRHAALTEPLAVALHGITLSGAQPGERVLVTGAGPIGLLSIAALRALGIDDVTVSEPSPRRRQLALDVGAASAVVPDDLVSPDFPTHLVDSPYHAVLECSGHPGAMESGLGQLAPMGRLVLVGAGMRRPRFDNNRILLNELVITGAYTYDADGYARALELLSTGRLPNDLLIEPADVTLDELLDAMHGLAAGELAAKVMVVPK, encoded by the coding sequence ATGCCGGACCCGGTGCCCACGTCGATGCCCGCTGCCGTCTACCAGGGAAAGGGGGCGATCACGGTCGAGACCGTCCCCGTGCCGTCACCGGGGCTCGGCCAGGTGCTCGTCGAGATCAGCCACTGCGGGATCTGCGGGAGCGACCTGCACATGGTGCTCGAGGGATGGGGACGGCCCGGCCACATCGGCGGCCACGAGTCGTCCGGACGGGTGGTGAGCGTCGGTGACGGCGTCACTCGCTGGGCCGCGGGCGACGCGGTCGTCACCGGGCCCTCGCCCAAGTGCGGCGAGTGCGCTCCCTGCCGGGCCGGCCGTCCCTCGCTCTGCCTGAAGCGCGCCGGCCCGACCGACGACCACGGCTGGCAGGGAGCGTTCGCCACCTACGTGTGCCGGGACGAGGCCGAGCTCTATCGCATCCCCCCGAACCTGGCGCTGCGCCACGCGGCCCTCACCGAGCCGCTCGCGGTCGCGCTCCATGGCATCACGCTGAGCGGGGCCCAGCCGGGCGAACGGGTGCTCGTCACGGGTGCGGGGCCGATCGGCCTCCTGAGCATCGCGGCCCTGCGGGCCCTCGGCATCGACGACGTCACGGTCAGCGAGCCGTCGCCCCGCCGCCGTCAGCTCGCGCTCGACGTGGGTGCAGCGTCGGCGGTCGTGCCCGACGACCTGGTCAGCCCCGACTTCCCGACCCACCTGGTCGACTCGCCTTACCACGCGGTGCTCGAGTGCTCGGGTCATCCCGGTGCGATGGAATCGGGCCTGGGCCAACTGGCGCCGATGGGGCGGCTCGTGCTCGTCGGCGCGGGCATGAGGCGGCCCCGGTTCGACAACAACCGCATCCTGCTCAACGAGCTGGTGATCACTGGCGCCTACACCTACGACGCAGACGGCTACGCCCGGGCGCTCGAGCTGCTCTCGACCGGCCGCCTCCCCAACGACCTGCTCATCGAGCCGGCCGACGTGACCCTCGACGAGCTCCTCGACGCCATGCACGGGCTGGCGGCGGGCGAGCTCGCCGCCAAGGTGATGGTGGTCCCGAAATGA
- a CDS encoding NAD(+)/NADH kinase, producing the protein MAPATTSHSTATIALVVHGLRPEATALALDVATWLIAQGHQVRVPTPDAAQIGLDESSCDPDKLTLGLDLAVSVGGDGTMLRTVRLVSGDDVPVLGVNLGRLGYLAQAEPGELRVALERFVAGDYGIEERLMIEVEVDAPSGALPAGSRIGLNEAMVEKPSSGRTVSLSVSINGRSFLTYAADGLIVATPTGSTAYSFSARGPIISPTLRALSLTPVSAHMLFDRPMVLGPTETIRIEVIDDRPATLTVDGEELGALERGDAIVCRAAPQVARLVTFGNRDFYRLLKAKFGLTDR; encoded by the coding sequence ATGGCCCCCGCGACCACGAGCCACAGCACCGCGACCATCGCCCTCGTCGTGCACGGGCTCCGCCCCGAGGCGACCGCGCTCGCTCTCGATGTCGCGACCTGGCTGATCGCCCAGGGCCATCAGGTGCGCGTACCCACGCCCGACGCCGCGCAGATCGGTCTCGACGAGTCGTCGTGCGACCCCGACAAGCTCACCCTCGGCCTCGACCTGGCGGTGAGCGTCGGTGGCGACGGCACCATGCTCCGGACTGTGCGCCTGGTCTCGGGCGACGACGTGCCGGTGCTCGGGGTGAACCTGGGCCGCCTCGGCTATCTCGCGCAGGCGGAGCCGGGAGAGCTCCGCGTCGCCCTCGAGCGCTTCGTCGCGGGTGACTACGGCATCGAGGAGCGCCTGATGATCGAGGTCGAGGTCGACGCCCCCTCGGGCGCGCTTCCTGCGGGCTCGCGCATCGGGCTCAACGAAGCGATGGTCGAGAAGCCGTCGTCCGGCCGCACGGTGAGCCTCTCCGTGTCGATCAACGGCCGTTCCTTCCTGACCTACGCGGCCGACGGCCTCATCGTCGCGACACCCACGGGATCGACCGCGTACTCGTTCTCCGCGCGCGGCCCCATCATCTCTCCGACGCTACGCGCGCTTTCGTTGACGCCGGTCTCCGCGCACATGCTCTTCGACCGTCCGATGGTGCTCGGGCCCACCGAGACGATCCGCATCGAGGTCATCGACGACCGACCCGCCACGCTCACGGTCGACGGCGAGGAGCTCGGCGCGCTCGAGCGGGGCGACGCCATCGTCTGCCGCGCCGCGCCCCAGGTCGCGCGTCTGGTGACCTTCGGCAACCGCGACTTCTACCGGCTGCTCAAGGCGAAGTTCGGGCTGACCGACCGCTGA
- a CDS encoding DUF1015 domain-containing protein, whose amino-acid sequence MPRFETFAGIRYDPTRVDLDDVIAPPYDVIGPDERARLEARSPWNVVRIDLSEPEAGRDRYDNACHLFHEWLDAGVLVADEEPAFYVYRMGFHDEQGRPRQTAGVIGALELSVPGQGDVLPHERTMSKPKDDRLNLMRACRANLSPVWGLSLAAGLSSLCELPGPPVARGTDDEGVHHRLWRIDQPGVVEAITSAVASSAVVIADGHHRYETALAYRDEQRAAGEGPGPHDLLMAYIVELADEQLTVRPIHRLVSGLPPTLDLVDALSPFFDAFDAGPVSGASTLPARMVDAGSLALVGRDQTWLLRPRPDAFSDETALDSSRLADALDALPDHHIAYQHGVDAVVAAVEKGDAQAGFLLRPATVMQIAAAARARRRMPAKTTFFYPKPRTGLVFRRLTPGAP is encoded by the coding sequence GTGCCTCGCTTCGAGACCTTCGCCGGCATCCGCTACGACCCCACGCGCGTCGATCTCGACGATGTCATCGCCCCTCCCTACGACGTCATCGGTCCCGACGAGCGGGCTCGCCTCGAGGCTCGCAGCCCGTGGAACGTCGTGCGCATCGACCTGTCCGAGCCCGAAGCAGGCCGTGACCGGTACGACAACGCGTGCCATCTCTTCCACGAGTGGCTCGACGCGGGGGTCCTCGTCGCCGATGAAGAGCCGGCGTTCTACGTCTATCGCATGGGGTTTCACGACGAGCAGGGCCGCCCGCGCCAGACCGCGGGCGTGATCGGCGCGCTCGAGCTCTCCGTGCCGGGGCAGGGCGACGTCCTGCCCCACGAGCGCACGATGTCGAAGCCCAAGGACGACCGGCTCAACCTCATGCGCGCGTGCCGGGCCAACCTCTCCCCCGTCTGGGGCCTCTCGCTCGCGGCCGGACTGAGCTCGCTCTGCGAGCTCCCCGGTCCGCCGGTCGCGCGAGGCACCGACGACGAGGGCGTGCACCATCGCCTGTGGCGCATTGACCAGCCCGGCGTCGTCGAGGCGATCACCTCGGCCGTGGCGTCGTCAGCCGTCGTCATCGCCGACGGCCACCATCGCTACGAGACCGCGCTCGCCTATCGCGACGAGCAGCGCGCCGCCGGCGAGGGGCCCGGGCCGCACGACCTGCTCATGGCCTACATCGTGGAGCTGGCCGACGAGCAGCTCACCGTCCGTCCAATCCATCGCCTCGTCTCGGGCCTGCCCCCCACCCTCGACCTCGTCGACGCGCTGTCGCCCTTCTTCGACGCGTTCGACGCGGGGCCGGTGTCGGGCGCGTCGACGCTTCCGGCGCGCATGGTCGACGCCGGCTCACTGGCACTCGTCGGGCGCGACCAAACGTGGCTGTTGCGGCCCCGGCCGGACGCGTTCAGCGATGAGACCGCGCTCGATTCCAGCCGGTTGGCTGACGCGCTCGACGCGCTCCCCGATCACCACATCGCCTACCAGCACGGGGTAGACGCGGTCGTCGCAGCCGTCGAGAAAGGTGACGCGCAAGCCGGCTTCCTGCTGCGCCCCGCGACCGTGATGCAGATCGCGGCGGCGGCGCGCGCCCGCCGGCGGATGCCCGCCAAGACGACGTTCTTCTATCCGAAGCCGCGTACCGGACTGGTGTTCCGGCGCTTGACCCCTGGCGCTCCCTAG
- the recN gene encoding DNA repair protein RecN, with protein MLLELVVRDVGVIEEMSLVLGPGMTALTGETGAGKTLVVEAVELLMGGRADPVLVRPGAGEARVDARFVARDEELVLSRIVPASGRSRAYVDGRPATAAELADLGRELVDLHGQHAHQSLLGMAVQRAALDRFGAVDLRPLLDARARLAAIDEALRGVGGDRRARAREADLLRFQVDEIAQAVIDDPHEDAALEAEEDRLADAGGHREAGEVVRQALSEEGGALDAIASALNAVSARRPFAEIEARLRAVGAELTEASTDARATAEAIDDDPERLGEVRERRRQLRDLQKKYGDTLADVIAFGDAARARLAELDDVDNRAAALDAERVGVVEAIEEAAAGVGRARRAASGRMGKAIERHLRELALPRARFEVGVGADEPGDDVTFLLSANPGEPARPLAKIASGGELARAMLAARLVLTAGPPTLVFDEVDAGIGGEAALAVGRALATLVERESHQVLVVTHLPQVAAFADRQVAVEKVERAGRTVASARPVEGADRVIELSRMLSGQPESSRAHGHAEELLEHASRERRR; from the coding sequence ATGCTGCTCGAGCTCGTGGTGCGCGACGTCGGGGTCATCGAGGAGATGAGCCTCGTCCTGGGCCCCGGCATGACGGCGCTCACGGGCGAGACCGGCGCCGGGAAGACGTTGGTCGTCGAGGCCGTCGAGCTGCTCATGGGGGGGCGTGCGGACCCGGTGCTGGTGCGACCGGGCGCCGGCGAGGCCCGCGTCGACGCCCGCTTCGTGGCCCGCGACGAGGAGCTGGTGCTGTCGCGCATCGTCCCCGCGAGCGGGCGATCGCGCGCCTACGTCGACGGCCGCCCCGCGACCGCGGCCGAGCTGGCCGACCTCGGCCGCGAGCTCGTCGACCTGCACGGGCAGCACGCCCACCAGTCGCTCCTCGGCATGGCCGTGCAACGCGCCGCGCTCGATCGATTCGGTGCCGTCGACCTCCGCCCGCTCCTCGATGCGCGGGCGCGTCTGGCCGCCATCGACGAGGCCCTGCGCGGGGTCGGCGGCGACCGGCGGGCGCGCGCGCGTGAGGCCGACCTGCTCCGGTTCCAGGTCGACGAGATCGCGCAGGCGGTCATCGACGACCCCCACGAAGACGCCGCGCTGGAGGCGGAGGAGGACCGGTTGGCCGACGCGGGCGGCCATCGGGAGGCCGGTGAGGTCGTGCGGCAGGCGCTGTCGGAGGAAGGCGGTGCCCTCGACGCGATCGCGTCCGCGCTCAACGCGGTGTCGGCACGTCGACCGTTCGCCGAGATCGAGGCTCGGCTGCGCGCGGTCGGTGCGGAGCTGACGGAGGCGAGCACCGACGCACGCGCGACCGCCGAGGCGATCGACGACGACCCCGAGCGCCTGGGGGAGGTACGCGAGCGCCGGCGTCAGCTGCGCGACCTGCAAAAGAAGTACGGGGACACCCTGGCGGATGTGATCGCATTCGGCGACGCCGCACGGGCTCGCCTGGCCGAGCTCGACGACGTCGACAACCGGGCGGCGGCACTCGATGCAGAACGTGTGGGCGTCGTGGAAGCCATCGAGGAGGCCGCTGCCGGTGTCGGGCGGGCCCGGCGCGCCGCGTCGGGCCGGATGGGGAAGGCGATCGAGCGCCACCTGCGAGAGCTGGCCCTCCCGCGCGCCCGCTTCGAGGTCGGGGTGGGCGCGGACGAGCCCGGTGACGACGTGACGTTCCTCCTGAGCGCCAACCCGGGCGAGCCGGCGCGACCGCTGGCCAAGATCGCGTCCGGTGGCGAGCTGGCGCGCGCCATGCTCGCGGCGCGGCTGGTGCTCACCGCCGGTCCCCCCACGCTGGTGTTCGACGAGGTCGACGCGGGCATCGGCGGCGAAGCCGCGCTGGCGGTAGGACGCGCGCTGGCGACGCTGGTCGAGAGGGAGTCGCACCAGGTGCTCGTCGTCACCCACCTGCCTCAGGTGGCGGCCTTCGCCGACCGACAGGTGGCGGTGGAGAAGGTCGAGCGCGCGGGCCGCACGGTTGCGTCGGCCCGGCCGGTGGAGGGCGCCGACCGGGTGATCGAGCTGTCCCGCATGCTGTCCGGACAGCCCGAGAGCAGCCGGGCCCACGGCCATGCCGAGGAGCTGCTCGAACACGCCAGCCGCGAGCGGAGGCGCTAG
- a CDS encoding VOC family protein, which translates to MSAPRFNHVAMSLPGDLLAAGNRADIVAFYDEVFGWKEIPQLTEDRRRLVLMAYRYDQFVFLIADEPHMVAPRLDHFGMGVDTIDELDEFLRRATTFKERDDRVDIIDKKAEDHGVLVITSFYVRYLLPLMVEVQHYEMKDSADK; encoded by the coding sequence GTGAGCGCTCCGCGTTTCAACCACGTCGCCATGAGCCTGCCCGGCGATTTGCTCGCCGCGGGCAACCGGGCCGACATCGTGGCGTTCTACGACGAGGTGTTCGGTTGGAAGGAGATCCCCCAGCTGACCGAGGACCGCCGGCGCCTCGTGCTCATGGCCTACCGCTACGACCAGTTCGTGTTCCTCATCGCCGACGAGCCGCACATGGTCGCCCCGCGCCTCGACCACTTCGGCATGGGCGTCGACACCATCGACGAGCTCGACGAGTTCCTGCGCCGGGCCACGACATTCAAGGAGAGGGACGACCGGGTCGACATCATCGACAAGAAGGCCGAGGACCACGGTGTGCTCGTCATCACGAGCTTCTACGTGCGCTACCTCCTACCGCTGATGGTCGAGGTGCAGCACTACGAGATGAAGGACAGCGCGGACAAGTGA